In Salarias fasciatus chromosome 20, fSalaFa1.1, whole genome shotgun sequence, a single window of DNA contains:
- the LOC115407611 gene encoding tubulin alpha-1A chain-like, producing MRECISIHVGQAGVQIGNACWELYCLEHGIQPDGQMPSDKTIGGGDDSFNTFFSETGAGKHVPRAVFVDLEPTVIDEVRTGTYRQLFHPEQLITGKEDAANNYARGHYTIGKEIIDLVLDRIRKLTDQCTGLQGFLVFHSFGGGTGSGFTSLLMERLSVDYGKKSKLEFSIYPAPQVSTAVVEPYNSILTTHTTLEHSDCAFMVDNEAIYDICRRNLDIERPTYTNLNRLIGQIVSSITASLRFDGALNVDLTEFQTNLVPYPRIHFPLATYAPVISAEKAYHEQLSVAEITNACFEPANQMVKCDPRHGKYMACCLLFRGDVVPKDVNAAIATIKTKRTIQFVDWCPTGFKVGINYQPPTVVPGGDLAKVQRAVCMLSNTTAIAEAWARLDHKFDLMYAKRAFVHWYVGEGMEEGEFSEAREDMAALEKDYDEVGVDTVPDEDEEEREEF from the exons ATG CGTGAGTGCATCTCCATCCACGTTGGTCAGGCCGGTGTGCAGATtggcaatgcatgctgggagttgTATTGCCTGGAGCATGGCATCCAGCCGGACGGACAGATGCCTAGTGACAAAACCATTGGAGGAGGAGACGACTCCTTCAACACCTTCTTCAGTGAGACTGGAGCTGGAAAGCACGTGCCCAGAGCAGTTTTTGTAGATCTGGAGCCCACTGTGATCG ATGAGGTGCGCACTGGGACCTACCGTCAGCTGTTCCACCCTGAGCAGCTGATCACTGGCAAAGAGGATGCTGCCAATAACTACGCCCGTGGACACTACACCATCGGCAAAGAGATCATTGACCTGGTTCTGGACAGGATCCGCAAACTG ACTGACCAGTGCACTGGTCTCCAGGGCTTCCTGGTTTTCCACAGCTTCGGTGGTGGCACCGGCTCCGGCTTCACCTCCCTGCTGATGGAGCGTCTGTCTGTCGACTACGGAAAGAAGTCCAAGCTGGAGTTCTCCATCTACCCAGCTCCCCAGGTGTCCACTGCTGTGGTGGAGCCCTACAACTCCATCCTGACCACCCACACCACCCTGGAGCACTCCGACTGTGCCTTCATGGTGGATAACGAGGCCATCTATGACATCTGCCGTAGGAACCTCGACATTGAGCGCCCCACCTACACCAACCTGAACAGGCTGATCGGTCAGATTGTGTCCTCCATCACCGCTTCCCTTCGTTTTGATGGTGCCCTCAATGTTGATCTGACTGAGTTCCAGACCAACTTGGTGCCATATCCTCGTATCCACTTCCCTCTGGCCACCTACGCCCCTGTCATCTCTGCTGAGAAAGCTTACCATGAGCAGCTCTCAGTGGCTGAGATCACCAACGCCTGCTTCgagccagccaatcagatggtGAAATGTGACCCCCGCCACGGCAAATACATGGCTTGCTGCCTGCTGTTCCGTGGTGACGTGGTGCCCAAAGATGTGAATGCCGCCATCGCCACCATCAAAACCAAACGCACCATCCAGTTTGTGGACTGGTGCCCCACTGGTTTCAAGGTGGGCATCAACTACCAGCCTCCCACTGTGGTTCCTGGTGGCGATCTGGCTAAGGTGCAGAGGGCTGTGTGCATGCTGAGCAACACCACTGCCATTGCAGAGGCCTGGGCTCGGCTTGACCACAAGTTTGACCTGATGTACGCCAAGCGTGCCTTTGTGCACTGGTACGTGGGTGAGGGTATGGAGGAGGGAGAGTTCTCCGAGGCCAGAGAGGACATGGCTGCTCTGGAGAAGGATTATGATGAAGTTGGTGTCGACACTGTTcctgatgaggatgaggaggaaagagaagagTTTTAA
- the LOC115407614 gene encoding tubulin alpha-1A chain-like produces MRECISIHVGQAGVQIGNACWELYCLEHGIQPDGQMPSDKTIGGGDDSFNTFFSETGAGKHVPRAVFVDLEPTVIDEVRTGTYRQLFHPEQLITGKEDAANNYARGHYTIGKEIIDLVLDRIRKLADQCTGLQGFLVFHSFGGGTGSGFTSLLMERLSVDYGKKSKLEFSIYPAPQVSTAVVEPYNSILTTHTTLEHSDCAFMVDNEAIYDICRRNLDIERPTYTNLNRLIGQIVSSITASLRFDGALNVDLTEFQTNLVPYPRIHFPLATYAPVISAEKAYHEQLSVAEITNACFEPANQMVKCDPRHGKYMACCLLFRGDVVPKDVNAAIATIKTKRTIQFVDWCPTGFKVGINYQPPTVVPGGDLAKVQRAVCMLSNTTAIAEAWARLDHKFDLMYAKRAFVHWYVGEGMEEGEFSEAREDMAALEKDYEEVGIESVPDEDEEEGEE; encoded by the exons ATG CGTGAGTGCATCTCCATCCACGTTGGTCAGGCCGGTGTGCAGATtggcaatgcatgctgggagctctACTGCCTGGAGCATGGCATCCAGCCGGATGGACAAATGCCCAGCGACAAAACCATTGGAGGAGGAGATGACTCCTTCAACACCTTCTTCAGTGAGACTGGAGCTGGAAAGCACGTGCCCAGAGCAGTTTTTGTGGATCTGGAGCCCACTGTGATCG ATGAGGTGCGCACTGGGACCTACCGTCAGCTGTTCCACCCTGAGCAGCTGATCACTGGCAAAGAGGATGCTGCCAACAACTACGCCCGTGGACACTACACCATCGGCAAAGAGATCATTGACCTGGTTCTGGACAGGATCCGCAAACTG GCTGACCAATGCACTGGTCTTCAGGGCTTCCTGGTCTTCCACAGCTTCGGTGGTGGCACCGGCTCCGGCTTCACCTCCCTGCTGATGGAGCGTCTGTCTGTCGACTACGGAAAGAAGTCCAAGCTGGAATTCTCCATCTACCCAGCTCCCCAGGTGTCCACTGCAGTGGTGGAGCCCTACAACTCCATCCTGACCACCCACACCACCCTGGAGCACTCTGACTGTGCCTTCATGGTGGATAACGAGGCCATCTATGACATCTGCCGTAGGAACCTCGACATTGAGCGCCCCACCTACACCAACCTGAACAGGCTGATCGGTCAGATTGTGTCCTCCATCACCGCTTCCCTTCGTTTTGATGGTGCCCTCAATGTTGATTTGACTGAGTTCCAGACCAACTTGGTGCCATATCCTCGTATCCACTTCCCTCTGGCCACCTACGCCCCTGTCATCTCTGCTGAGAAAGCTTATCATGAGCAGCTCTCAGTGGCTGAGATCACCAACGCCTGCTTCGAGCCAGCCAATCAAATGGTAAAATGTGACCCCCGCCACGGCAAATACATGGCTTGCTGCCTGCTGTTCCGTGGTGACGTGGTGCCCAAAGATGTGAATGCTGCCATCGCCACCATCAAAACCAAACGCACCATCCAGTTTGTGGACTGGTGCCCCACTGGCTTCAAGGTGGGCATCAACTACCAGCCCCCAACTGTGGTTCCTGGTGGCGATCTGGCTAAGGTGCAGAGGGCTGTGTGCATGCTGAGCAACACCACTGCCATTGCAGAGGCCTGGGCTCGGCTTGACCACAAGTTTGACCTGATGTACGCCAAGCGTGCCTTTGTGCACTGGTACGTGGGTGAGGGTATGGAGGAGGGAGAGTTCTCCGAGGCCAGAGAGGACATGGCCGCTCTGGAGAAGGATTATGAGGAGGTTGGCATCGAGTCTGTTcctgatgaggatgaggaggaaggagaagagtaG